The DNA window TGGCCGTGCTGCCCGACGGCGACGAGGCCACCCGCCAAAGCGCCGTGGAGCTGACCACCTGGGCCGACCAGACGCTGAAAAAACGCCTCGAAAACGTGCGCGGCGTGGGCGCCGTGACACTGGTGGGCGCCACACGGCGCGAGATCAACATTTACCTCGATCCGCAGGCGCTCGAAGCCTTTGGCATCACGCCCGAACAGGTGGCGCAGGCCGTGCGCAACGAAAACCAGGACCTGCCGCTGGGCGCCGTGCGCTCGCTGGACCAGGACCGCGTGGTACAGATTGACGCGCGCATGGAGCGCCCCGAGGATTTCGGCAGGATCATCGTGGCGCGCAAAGGCCAGGGAGCCGCCGGTCAAGCCGGCGCAGGCACCCCGGTGCGCGTCGAGCAGCTCGCCCGTGTGCAAGACGGCCCGCAGGAGGTGGAGAGCCTGGCGCTCTACAACGGCCAGCGCACGCTGCTGATGTCGGTGCAGAAGGCCCAGGGCGAGAACACCATCGAGGTGGTCGATGGCCTCAACGACGCCGTGCAGGCGCTGCGCAAGGAACTGCCCCCGGGCGTGCGCCTGGAGACCATCGGCGACAGCTCGCGCCCCATCCGCGTGGCCGTGGACAACGTGCGCCAGACGCTGATCGAGGGCGCTTTGCTCACCGTGCTCATCGTCTTTTTGTTCCTGAACTCGTGGCGCTCCACGGTCATCACCGGGCTGACGCTGCCGATTGCGCTGATCGGCACCTTTCTGTTCATGAACATGTTCGGCTTCACCATCAACATGATCACGCTGATGGCGCTGAGCCTGTGCGTGGGCCTGTTGATCGACGACGCCATCGTGGTGCGCGAGAACATCGTGCGCCATGTGCAGATGGGCAAGGGCAGCTACCAGGCGGCCATGGAGGGCACGCAGGAGATCGGCCTGGCCGTGCTGGCGACAACCCTGTCTATCGTGGCAGTGTTTTTGCCCATTGGCTTCATGGGCGGCATCATCGGCAAGTTTTTCCACGAATTCGGCATCACCATCGTGGCAGCGGTGCTGATCTCGATGTTCGTCAGCTTCACGCTCGACCCCATGCTGTCATCCATCTGGGAGGACCCGAGCATCCACGCCCACGGCAAGCGCGTGGAAGACCGCAGCTTGTACGGCCGAACCATCGGCCGCGTGACGGGTTGGTTCGACGACGCCACCGAACGCCTGGCCCAGGGCTACCAAAAGGTGCTCGGCTGGGCACTGGTGCACAAGCTCAAAACCCTGGCGCTGGCGCTGGGCATCTTTGTGCTCAGCGTGGTCATGGTGCCGCTGCTGGGCACCGAGTTCGTGCCCAAGGCCGACTTCTCGGAAACCTCCATCAACTTCTATGTGCCAGTGGGCGCATCCATCGAAGCCACCGAGGCCAAGACACGCCAGGTCGAGACCGTGGTGCGCGAGATGCCCGAGGTGCGCTACACGCTCTCGACCATCAACACCGGCAGCACGCAGGGCAAGATTTACGCCAGCGTCTATGTGCGCCTGGTCGATCGCAAGGACCGCAAGCGCAGCGTGGACGAGATGTCGGGCGTGCTGCGCGAGCGGCTGCGCCAGATTCCGGGCATCACGGTGACGCACGTGGGCCTGCTCGACCCGGTGGGCGGGCAAAAGCAGATCGAGTTCTCGCTGCAAGGCCCCGATCTGCAGGAGCTGGCCCGCCTGACGCGCGCCGTTCAGGAGAAAATCAACACCATTCCCGGCCTGGTGGACCTCGATTCGAGCGTCAAGCCCGACAAACCAGTCATCGCCGTCGATGTGCGCCGCGACGCGGCCTCGGACCTGGGGCTGTCCGTGGCGCAAATGGCCAACAGCCTGCGCACCCTGATTGCCGGGCAAACCGTGGGCAACTGGCGCGCCCCCGACGACCAAACCTACGACGTCAACGTGCGCCTTGCCCCCGAGGCACGCAACACGCCGCAGGACCTCGAGCGCCTGCCCTTTACCGTGACCGGTGCCGATGGCAACAGCCGCATCGTGCGCCTGAACCAGGTGGCCACTGTGCGCGAATCGACCGGCCCCAACCAGATCAACCGGCGCGACCTCACACGCGAAGTCGCCATCAACGCCAACGTGTACAACCGCTCGGCCGGCGAGATCTCGGGTGACATCCGCAAAGCGCTCGACAGCATGGCCTTCCCGCCCGGCTACCGTTACCAGTTCGGCGGCTCCACCAAGAACATGGCCGAATCGTTCAACTACGCCATCTCGGCGCTGCTGCTGGCCGTGGTGTTCATCTACATGATTCTGGCCAGCCAGTTCAAGAGCTTTGTGCAGCCCCTGGCCTTGATGACGGCGCTGCCGCTCACGCTGATTGGTGTCGTGCTGGCGCTCTTGATGTTTGGCTCGTCGCTATCGATGTTCTCCATCATTGGCGTCATCATGCTCATGGGGCTGGTGACCAAGAACGCCATTTTGCTGGTGGACTTTGCCATCCGTGCCCGCGAGGACCACACCA is part of the Simplicispira sp. 125 genome and encodes:
- a CDS encoding efflux RND transporter permease subunit, which gives rise to MWFTKVSLKNPVFATMVMLAFVVLGVFSYQRLKVDQFPEIDFPVVVVTADYPGASPEIVESEVTKKIEEGVNSIAGINALTSRSYEGSAVVIIEFQLHIDGRKAAEDVREKVATIRTLLRTEVKEPRVLRFDPASRPVWSLAVLPDGDEATRQSAVELTTWADQTLKKRLENVRGVGAVTLVGATRREINIYLDPQALEAFGITPEQVAQAVRNENQDLPLGAVRSLDQDRVVQIDARMERPEDFGRIIVARKGQGAAGQAGAGTPVRVEQLARVQDGPQEVESLALYNGQRTLLMSVQKAQGENTIEVVDGLNDAVQALRKELPPGVRLETIGDSSRPIRVAVDNVRQTLIEGALLTVLIVFLFLNSWRSTVITGLTLPIALIGTFLFMNMFGFTINMITLMALSLCVGLLIDDAIVVRENIVRHVQMGKGSYQAAMEGTQEIGLAVLATTLSIVAVFLPIGFMGGIIGKFFHEFGITIVAAVLISMFVSFTLDPMLSSIWEDPSIHAHGKRVEDRSLYGRTIGRVTGWFDDATERLAQGYQKVLGWALVHKLKTLALALGIFVLSVVMVPLLGTEFVPKADFSETSINFYVPVGASIEATEAKTRQVETVVREMPEVRYTLSTINTGSTQGKIYASVYVRLVDRKDRKRSVDEMSGVLRERLRQIPGITVTHVGLLDPVGGQKQIEFSLQGPDLQELARLTRAVQEKINTIPGLVDLDSSVKPDKPVIAVDVRRDAASDLGLSVAQMANSLRTLIAGQTVGNWRAPDDQTYDVNVRLAPEARNTPQDLERLPFTVTGADGNSRIVRLNQVATVRESTGPNQINRRDLTREVAINANVYNRSAGEISGDIRKALDSMAFPPGYRYQFGGSTKNMAESFNYAISALLLAVVFIYMILASQFKSFVQPLALMTALPLTLIGVVLALLMFGSSLSMFSIIGVIMLMGLVTKNAILLVDFAIRAREDHTNEQGQPAPGMSRHDALLMAARVRLRPILMTTLAMIFGMVPLAFAISEGSEQRAPMGQAVIGGVITSSLLTLVVVPVVYCYMDDLAQWARRLLGRKAS